In Salmo salar chromosome ssa15, Ssal_v3.1, whole genome shotgun sequence, one genomic interval encodes:
- the LOC106571891 gene encoding uncharacterized protein gives MSTVTASVVDVSRTIYSTKNGNRGRNYTGQCTPMPQPALGTQKIIQGNGTNVGTVITLQCPSRHRLVGGNEVSCVWGSNSTQWSGGSPWCKPVSPSEDFGFRVAVVASIISCAIILLMSIAFITCCLLDCVTEEEKKKEERETRLWHQLEQVELEENRASRYGHNGRNNNNNTQEKALPPWVNHDPSMCDNKRPSWYHKYPYALTGPVQASTTGPALNSAPLPCRGYNHPILPHNSGLYHNPGLPHNPGLLQNPILTQYPGPPRTTGLVQTQVVPPGSGLVRQYGGQEGSVSPLLEKPYRMCRHPLYVKERPVRVISV, from the exons ATGTCAACGGTTACAGCTTCGGTGGTTGATGTTTCCAGAACTATTTATTCAACCAAAAACGGCAACCGTGGCCGTAATTATACAG GCCAGTGCACGCCCATGCCCCAGCCCGCGCTGGGCACCCAGAAGATCATTCAGGGGAATGGCACCAATGTGGGAACGGTGATCACCCTGCAGTGCCCATCCAGACACCGTCTGGTGGGGGGCAATGAGGTGTCCTGTGTTTGGGGCAGCAACAGCACCCAGTGGTCAGGAGGCTCTCCATGGTGTAAAC CGGTGTCCCCGTCGGAAGACTTTGGGTTCCGTGTGGCAGTGGTGGCATCCATCATCAGCTGTGCCATCATCCTCCTCATGTCCATTGCCTTCATCACCTGCTGTCTGCTCGACTGTGTcacggaggaggagaagaagaaggaggagag GGAGACGCGTCTGTGGCACCAGCTGGAGCAAGTAGAACTGGAAGAGAACAGGGCCTCTCGCTACGGCCACAATGGCaggaacaacaataacaacacccaGGAGAAGGCACTTCCACCATGGGTCAACCATGACCCTTCAATGTGTGACAATAAGAGACCCAGCTG GTATCATAAGTACCCCTATGCTCTGACTGGTCCAGTCCAGGCCTCCACCACTGGCCCAGCCCTCAACTCAGCTCCTCTTCCCTGCAGAGGCTACAAccatcccatcctcccacacaacTCAGGCCTTTACCACAACCCAGGTCTGCCACACAATCCAGGCCTACTTCAAAACCCTATCTTAACCCAGTATCCAGGTCCACCTCGGACAACGGGCCTGGTTCAGACCCAAGTGGTACCCCCAGGCTCAGGCCTGGTCAGGCAGTATGGAGGACAGGAGGGCAGTGTATCTCCACTTCTGGAGAAGCCCTACAGGATGTGTCGACACCCCCTCTATGTCAAGGAGCGCCCCGTACGGGTCATATCCGTGTGA